A stretch of DNA from Micromonospora sp. WMMD1155:
ACGCCCGACATGCTCGTGGTCTGATAGGACGGTAAGGCCGCACGGTGCGTCCGGGGCACGACCCGGCGCAGCGTGGTCTCGCACGCTCGGATAAGGTCGCTGCGTACGGCAAGGGGGCCGACACAGGCACTCCTCGTCGTGCACACCGCCTCGGGCGGTCAAGGTCCTCAGACCGCGGCGGGGTGGCCGAGACGAACCGTCAACGGCCGGCTCCAACGGTCGGCGCACACCACTCCGCCGGCCCGTTGTCTGAGGCCGGCAGACCAGAACGCGAGGAGATGGGACCTGTGACCATCCGGGTTGGCATCAACGGCTTCGGCCGAATCGGCCGTAACTTCTTCCGGGCAGTGCTGGCGTCCGACGCCGACATCGAGGTCGTGGCGGTGAACGACCTGACCGACAACGGCACGCTCGCCCACCTGCTCAAGTACGACAGCATCCTGGGCCGCCTGCCCTACGAGGTGAAGGCCACCGCCGACGAGATCACCGTCGGTGGCAAGACCATCAAGGCGTACGCCGAGAAGGACCCGTCGAAGCTGCCATGGGGCGAGGTCGGCGCCGACGTCGTCATCGAGTCGACCGGCTTCTTCACCGACGCCACCAAGGCCAAGGCGCACGTCGACGGCGGGGCCAAGAAGGTCATCATCTCCGCCCCGGCGAAGAACGAGGACGTGACCGTCGTCATGGGTGTCAACCACGACACCTACGACCCGGCGAAGCACACCATCATCTCCAACGCGTCGTGCACCACCAACTGCCTCGCGCCGATGGCGAAGGTCCTGCACGACACGTTCGGCATCCAGCACGGTCTGATGACGACGATCCACGCGTACACCCAGGACCAGAACCTGCAGGACGCGCCGCACTCGGACCTGCGTCGGGCCCGGGCCGCCGCCCTGAACATCGTGCCGACCTCCACCGGCGCCGCGAAGGCGATCGGCCTGGTCCTGCCGGACCTCAAGGGCAAGCTCGACGGGTACGCCCTGCGGGTGCCGATCCCGACCGGCTCGGTCACCGACCTCACCGTCAACGTGGGTCGCGAGACCACCGTGGACGAGGTCAACGCCGCGCTGAAGGCCGCCGCGGACGGCCCGCTCAAGGGCATCCTGGTCTACAACGAGGACCCGATCGTCTCCACCGACATCGTCACCGACCCGGCGTCGTGCATCTTCGACGCGCCGCTGACCAAGGTCGTCGGCAACCAGGTCAAGGTCGTCGGCTGGTACGACAACGAGTGGGGCTACTCCAACCGCCTGGTCGACCTGGTCAAGCTGGTGGGTTCCTCGCTGTGAGCATCCGGACCCTCGACGACCTGCTCGCCGAGGGGGTGTCGGGTCGGCGCGTGCTGGTGCGCGCCGACCTGAACGTCCCGCTCGACAAGCAGACCGGTGACATCACCGACGACGGCCGGATCCGCGCGGTGCTGCCGACCCTGGGTGCGCTGGTCGAGGCCGGCGCGAAGGTGGTCGTCTGCTCGCACCTGGGCCGCCCGAAGGGCGCGCCGGACCCGCAGTTCAGCCTGAGCCCGGTCGCCGGGCGGCTCGGTGAGCTGCTCGGCGCTCCGGTGCACTTCGCCACCGACACCGTCGGTGAGTCGGCTCGTTCCACCGTCGCGGGCCTGGCCGACGGCCAGGTCGCCCTGCTGGAGAACCTGCGTTTCAACGCGGGTGAGACCAGCAAGGACGAGGCCGAGCGGGGCGCGTTCGCCGACCAGCTCGCCGCGTTCGGTGACGCTTATGTGGACGACGCCTTCGGTGCGGTGCACCGCAAGCACGCCAGTGTCTACGACGTGCCGGCCCGGTTGCCGCACGTCGCGGGCCGACTGGTGCTGCG
This window harbors:
- the gap gene encoding type I glyceraldehyde-3-phosphate dehydrogenase; amino-acid sequence: MTIRVGINGFGRIGRNFFRAVLASDADIEVVAVNDLTDNGTLAHLLKYDSILGRLPYEVKATADEITVGGKTIKAYAEKDPSKLPWGEVGADVVIESTGFFTDATKAKAHVDGGAKKVIISAPAKNEDVTVVMGVNHDTYDPAKHTIISNASCTTNCLAPMAKVLHDTFGIQHGLMTTIHAYTQDQNLQDAPHSDLRRARAAALNIVPTSTGAAKAIGLVLPDLKGKLDGYALRVPIPTGSVTDLTVNVGRETTVDEVNAALKAAADGPLKGILVYNEDPIVSTDIVTDPASCIFDAPLTKVVGNQVKVVGWYDNEWGYSNRLVDLVKLVGSSL